The following proteins are encoded in a genomic region of Corticium candelabrum chromosome 11, ooCorCand1.1, whole genome shotgun sequence:
- the LOC134186521 gene encoding 52 kDa repressor of the inhibitor of the protein kinase-like, whose translation MGLDDFEFYLDDLPSADGLPQEMHNWVNKWRRFKGAFPHTSADCLSYADETMYPNISCVLRIFCTLPVTTAECERSVSVLRRLKTYLRSSMGQERLSSLALLHINQSMTIDFDAVINSFSRKHPRRMILKDILSTCIDT comes from the coding sequence ATGGGACTTGACGACTTTGAATTCTACCTTGACGATTTACCATCTGCTGATGGGCTGCCTCAGGAGATGCACAACTGGGTCAACAAATGGCGCAGATTCAAAGGAGCGTTTCCTCACACGTCTGCAGATTGCTTGTCATATGCTGACGAAACTATGTACCCAAACATCAGCTGTGTGCTGCGCATATTTTGCACACTGCCGGTCACGACAGCAGAGTGTGAAAGATCCGTGTCTGTCTTAAGGCGACTAAAGACATACCTAAGGTCCTCAATGGGCCAAGAAAGACTAAGCAGTTTGGCTCTACTACACATCAATCAGTCGATGACAATCGATTTTGATGCAGTTATTAACAGTTTTTCCAGGAAACATCCGCGAAGAATGATTTTGAAAGACATTTTGTCAACTTGTATAGATACATAA